Proteins co-encoded in one Salarias fasciatus chromosome 4, fSalaFa1.1, whole genome shotgun sequence genomic window:
- the LOC115387326 gene encoding nucleoside diphosphate kinase A-like yields the protein MLQLRVFVRVLQQSHVGNQGPNKAFPLAHSAGRRNTSTAPPAAAERTLIAVKPDGVQRGLVGKIIQRFEQRGFKLVGIKMLQVSKDLLSEHYCELRAKPFYPDVQAYMTSGPVIAMVWEGDNVVQTSRSMVGPTDPTQAQSGTIRGDFSIHVSRNVVHASDSLEGAQREIQLWFEGKDLLDWDCCSRAWTHRP from the exons ATGCTGCAGCTCCGGGTCTTCGTCAGGGTCCTCCAGCAGTCCCATGTGGGGAATCAGGGGCCCAACAAAGCGTTTCCGCTCGCGCACAGCGCCGGACGCCGGAACACATCAA CCGCTCCCCCGGCTGCAGCAGAGCGGACTCTCATCGCCGTGAAACCAGACGGGGTTCAGCGGGGCCTCGTGGGGAAGATCATCCAGCGGTTTGAGCAGCGGGGCTTCAAGCTGGTTGGGATAAAGATGCTGCAG GTGTCTAAAGATCTCTTGTCTGAGCACTACTGTGAACTGAGAGCTAAACCTTTCTATCCCGATGTGCAAGCCTACATGACCTCGGGGCCGGTGATCGCTATG gTGTGGGAAGGAGATAATGTTGTCCAGACGTCTCGCAGCATGGTGGGACCCACCGACCCAACTCAGGCCCAGTCGGGCACCATCAGAGGAGATTTCAGTATCCATGTGAGCAG GAACGTGGTCCATGCCAGCGATTCACTGGAGGGAGCTCAGAGGGAGATCCAGCTGTGGTTTGAAGGAAAAGACCTCCTGGACTGGGACTGCTGCTCCCGCGCCTGGACGCATCGGCCATGA